A single Stutzerimonas stutzeri DNA region contains:
- a CDS encoding DUF3325 family protein, whose translation MSNAGLWLLAAAACMGLATSWLALSLPAHWRQVFCADEVAPGYLRTLGWLALSVSVLCCFKADHPSMAVLVWFTLLPVAAVATAMALSYRPALLRTVCPVFLRAR comes from the coding sequence ATGAGTAACGCAGGTCTGTGGTTGCTGGCGGCGGCCGCCTGCATGGGGCTGGCGACCAGTTGGCTGGCGCTGTCCCTGCCGGCGCACTGGCGCCAGGTGTTCTGCGCAGACGAGGTCGCCCCGGGCTACCTGCGTACCCTGGGCTGGCTGGCGCTGTCGGTATCGGTGCTGTGCTGCTTCAAGGCCGACCATCCGTCCATGGCGGTGCTGGTCTGGTTCACCCTGTTGCCGGTTGCCGCCGTAGCAACGGCCATGGCACTGAGCTACCGTCCGGCGCTGCTGCGCACGGTCTGCCCGGTATTTCTGCGCGCTCGATAA
- a CDS encoding PepSY-associated TM helix domain-containing protein: MLNNFRQSMAWVHTWFGLVLGFVLMVVFFFGALSVFDREIDRWAIPDTRFEPQPMPSYDNLLQHVFADLKPHPVDMAATAGRVIGDLPAPETMPMVSLYAYTTHRDPVLSIGGEFGIPNQPKDPADDHLHVHGWATIDPRSGEVLPDDQLKIGSSWFYPMHYSLQLNWKNLGIFVVGLAALVMLVALVTGVIMHRKIFKEFFTFRPRKRTQRSALDLHNMSGVVALPFHFFFAFTGLVIFASIYYFPVSGTLLKSLHDRHEVIEAAHTGLPHDEAGVPAQMASVDAMVAEAKRIWAARDMPGEVGLLTIEHLNDANGYVSIYRAGSDRVALVGEGIHFKASTGELLREDPASDPIGAVNQFLTGLHLQHFEHWALRWLYVAGGLLGCMCIATGFVFFVEKRKQEHALRGLQGCRLVDAMAVTTVIGMLLAAVSMLAANRLLPEAMPGRGEWEKWVFWGAWLLSLLHALWRSAPVAQARHNPAWREQCCVVALLCVAAVLLNWITTGDHLLKTMLLDPYWAVAGVDLSLLTCALVALLTARRLARPVEVTDNARIGGVAYE; the protein is encoded by the coding sequence ATGCTGAACAATTTTCGCCAATCCATGGCCTGGGTACACACCTGGTTCGGTTTGGTGCTGGGCTTCGTGCTAATGGTCGTCTTCTTTTTCGGTGCGCTGTCGGTGTTCGACCGCGAGATCGATCGTTGGGCGATTCCCGATACGCGCTTCGAGCCGCAGCCTATGCCGTCCTACGACAACCTGCTGCAGCACGTATTTGCCGATCTCAAACCGCATCCGGTGGATATGGCGGCTACCGCCGGGCGGGTAATCGGCGACCTGCCGGCGCCGGAGACAATGCCCATGGTCTCGCTCTATGCCTACACCACCCACCGTGACCCGGTGCTGAGCATTGGTGGCGAGTTTGGTATCCCCAACCAGCCAAAGGACCCAGCGGATGATCATCTGCACGTGCATGGCTGGGCGACCATTGACCCCCGCAGCGGTGAGGTGCTCCCCGATGACCAACTGAAGATCGGTAGCAGCTGGTTCTATCCGATGCACTACAGCCTGCAACTGAACTGGAAAAATCTGGGTATCTTCGTGGTGGGGCTGGCCGCGCTGGTGATGCTGGTCGCTCTGGTCACCGGGGTGATCATGCACCGCAAGATCTTCAAGGAGTTCTTCACCTTCCGTCCGCGCAAGCGGACCCAGCGCAGCGCGCTGGACCTGCATAACATGAGCGGCGTGGTGGCGTTGCCGTTTCACTTCTTTTTTGCCTTCACCGGGCTGGTGATCTTTGCGTCGATTTATTACTTCCCGGTCTCCGGAACCTTGCTCAAATCGCTGCATGATCGGCATGAGGTGATCGAGGCGGCGCATACCGGCTTGCCCCATGATGAGGCCGGTGTGCCGGCGCAGATGGCCTCCGTCGATGCCATGGTGGCCGAGGCGAAGCGTATCTGGGCTGCGCGCGACATGCCGGGAGAGGTCGGCCTGCTGACTATCGAGCATCTGAATGATGCCAACGGCTACGTCAGCATCTACCGCGCCGGCAGTGATCGTGTAGCGCTGGTCGGGGAGGGCATCCACTTCAAGGCTAGTACCGGCGAGCTGCTGCGTGAGGACCCGGCGAGTGATCCGATTGGCGCTGTCAACCAGTTCCTGACTGGCTTGCACCTGCAGCACTTCGAACACTGGGCCCTGCGCTGGCTGTACGTGGCGGGCGGTCTGCTGGGCTGTATGTGCATCGCCACCGGCTTTGTGTTCTTTGTCGAGAAACGCAAGCAGGAGCACGCCCTACGCGGGTTGCAGGGTTGTCGGTTGGTTGACGCCATGGCGGTCACCACGGTTATCGGCATGCTGCTGGCAGCGGTTAGCATGCTGGCGGCCAACCGGCTGCTGCCTGAGGCCATGCCCGGCCGTGGCGAATGGGAAAAGTGGGTGTTCTGGGGTGCCTGGCTGCTGAGTCTGCTGCATGCGCTGTGGCGTAGTGCGCCAGTGGCCCAAGCGCGGCACAACCCGGCCTGGCGCGAGCAATGCTGTGTGGTGGCGCTGCTCTGTGTCGCTGCGGTACTGCTCAACTGGATCACCACGGGTGACCACCTGCTCAAGACGATGCTGCTTGACCCTTACTGGGCGGTGGCCGGCGTCGATCTGAGCCTGCTGACCTGTGCGCTGGTAGCGCTACTAACGGCCCGCCGTCTGGCAAGGCCCGTTGAGGTCACGGACAACGCCCGGATCGGTGGGGTGGCCTATGAGTAA
- a CDS encoding DUF3649 domain-containing protein: protein MSLSVMSPAAVVSRVLAAIFGCYAFVWGVVALGVAALNGVGVEYHAAEQAMMILAFILYLALFLWTFAAASLWRVWLVLALGSVLMLAAAWQLQRMIIG from the coding sequence GTGAGCCTGTCAGTCATGTCTCCTGCTGCGGTGGTTTCCCGTGTCCTGGCCGCGATCTTTGGCTGCTATGCCTTCGTGTGGGGCGTGGTGGCTCTGGGTGTGGCGGCGCTGAATGGAGTTGGGGTCGAGTACCATGCCGCCGAGCAGGCGATGATGATACTGGCCTTTATACTGTATCTCGCGCTGTTTCTCTGGACCTTTGCCGCAGCCAGTCTGTGGCGGGTCTGGCTGGTACTGGCGCTGGGCAGCGTCCTGATGCTGGCTGCTGCCTGGCAGCTGCAGCGCATGATCATCGGATAG
- a CDS encoding antibiotic biosynthesis monooxygenase family protein: MIYEIAVLPVHQERVERFKRAFAEVEPLLKRATGYGGHLLAQGIETPQVLNLIVRWRSLTDHKDFEAGKDHQVFMNALEDYFSEEPTVYHIEGAPFTFAEHNVQSSFFDQA, encoded by the coding sequence ATGATTTACGAGATCGCTGTGCTCCCCGTTCACCAGGAACGCGTCGAGCGTTTCAAACGTGCATTTGCCGAGGTCGAACCGTTGCTCAAACGCGCAACGGGCTATGGCGGCCACCTGCTCGCGCAAGGCATCGAAACGCCCCAGGTCCTCAACCTCATCGTGCGCTGGCGCTCGCTCACGGACCACAAGGACTTCGAAGCGGGTAAAGACCATCAGGTGTTCATGAACGCTCTAGAGGACTACTTCTCGGAAGAACCGACGGTCTACCACATCGAAGGCGCACCGTTTACGTTCGCAGAACACAACGTTCAGAGCAGCTTCTTTGACCAGGCATAG
- a CDS encoding TonB-dependent siderophore receptor has protein sequence MTDTRTRLIPARTPWQRTTGALLFCAPLAAVPLSSLAQETTASDEPFRLAPIIVNAKVAADDDANSVVAKELWVGGKVATSLLDTPASVSVITQKEIEQRSASTTEEVLQYTPGVITDYYGTDDRNDYFQIRGFQATTYRDGLTLGSMRGVREEPFAYERIEVLRGANSTLFGPADPGGSVNFVSKQPRFERIRQGYVTYGSFDHKEAGVDVGDALNGSDTLAYRFTGKMQDGEREYDHSQDNNGFVMGGLTWEPTAFTSATLIVDHLRRDSTPNSGGYPKDREYDRDTFFGEPSYNFHDVERTNISGSFSHDFDNGFTLRSNLRHSDLSDEYGYVYINDVAGRTGPLVDRGYLGSDGDAEQFNGNLMLQYDARFENIDSSTIVGVEYLDASSENVSVYGSADPIDVTRPVYRGVSPAIVYQDKDQDSTIKSLFLQQNLSFYERVILTLGMRHDSMDVSETDHLSGTRSSDRFSENSFRGALTYVVNDEVSAYVSMVESVSPPEVGVTPERGNQYELGVKYSPVAINALFSAAIYELTQDDVATAVVQPNGVIEQQTVGEQRVRGLDLEAKAELTENLSLIGSYSYMDTEVLRGALNVWGVGVVSIEGNEFVSAPKHSASLWSYYSVPGTNVSVGLGARYVGSYHFSNFNDTGESEATTLFDAAFNYQIAPGTDLAVNVSNLLDEQHVVGSGTADYYNPGRELTAKLSYTW, from the coding sequence ATGACTGACACTAGGACTCGGCTGATTCCCGCCCGCACGCCCTGGCAACGCACAACCGGTGCGCTCCTGTTTTGCGCCCCGCTGGCTGCTGTGCCCCTTAGCAGCCTCGCACAGGAGACCACCGCGAGTGACGAGCCATTTCGCCTCGCGCCCATTATCGTCAACGCCAAGGTGGCGGCTGATGATGATGCCAATTCGGTGGTTGCCAAGGAGCTATGGGTAGGTGGCAAGGTCGCAACCAGTCTCCTCGATACCCCGGCCTCGGTTTCGGTCATTACTCAGAAAGAAATAGAGCAGCGCAGCGCCAGCACCACCGAAGAGGTACTGCAGTACACGCCTGGCGTGATCACCGATTATTACGGTACCGACGATCGCAACGATTACTTCCAGATTCGCGGTTTCCAGGCCACCACCTACCGGGACGGCCTGACCCTGGGTTCGATGCGCGGCGTACGCGAGGAGCCCTTTGCCTATGAGCGCATTGAAGTGCTACGTGGTGCCAACTCCACCCTGTTTGGTCCGGCAGACCCAGGCGGCTCGGTCAACTTTGTCAGCAAGCAGCCGCGTTTCGAGCGCATTCGTCAGGGATACGTCACTTACGGCTCCTTTGACCATAAAGAAGCGGGCGTGGACGTGGGCGATGCGCTGAACGGCAGTGACACGCTGGCCTACCGTTTCACCGGCAAGATGCAGGACGGCGAGCGTGAGTACGATCACTCTCAGGACAACAACGGGTTCGTCATGGGTGGCCTGACCTGGGAGCCGACCGCCTTCACCTCGGCCACGTTGATAGTGGATCATCTGCGCCGGGACAGTACACCCAACAGTGGCGGTTACCCGAAAGACCGGGAATATGATCGCGACACTTTCTTCGGTGAGCCGAGTTACAACTTCCACGATGTCGAGCGCACCAATATCAGCGGCAGCTTCAGCCATGATTTCGACAACGGTTTCACGTTGCGCAGCAACCTGCGTCACAGCGACCTGAGTGATGAGTACGGCTATGTCTATATCAATGACGTTGCTGGGCGCACCGGTCCGTTGGTCGATCGCGGCTACCTGGGTTCTGATGGTGATGCTGAGCAGTTCAACGGCAATCTGATGCTGCAGTACGATGCGCGCTTCGAGAATATCGATAGCAGCACCATTGTGGGGGTGGAATACCTCGATGCGTCTTCCGAAAATGTGTCGGTATATGGCTCTGCCGATCCCATAGACGTTACCCGTCCGGTATACCGAGGCGTTTCGCCCGCCATCGTCTACCAGGACAAGGATCAGGACAGCACTATCAAGTCCCTGTTCCTGCAGCAGAACCTGTCGTTCTACGAGCGTGTCATTCTCACGCTTGGCATGCGCCATGATTCCATGGACGTTTCCGAAACCGACCACCTTTCCGGGACCCGGTCTTCGGACCGCTTCTCGGAAAACTCTTTCCGCGGCGCGTTGACCTATGTCGTCAATGACGAGGTATCTGCCTATGTCAGCATGGTGGAGTCCGTTTCTCCCCCTGAGGTCGGCGTCACCCCGGAGCGGGGCAACCAGTATGAGCTGGGCGTGAAGTATTCCCCGGTGGCGATAAATGCGCTGTTCTCGGCCGCCATCTACGAGCTGACCCAGGATGACGTCGCCACCGCCGTCGTGCAGCCGAATGGTGTCATTGAACAGCAGACCGTTGGCGAGCAGCGGGTACGCGGTCTGGATCTTGAGGCCAAGGCCGAGCTGACCGAGAACCTGAGTCTGATCGGCAGCTACTCCTATATGGACACCGAAGTGCTTCGCGGGGCACTGAATGTATGGGGCGTAGGGGTTGTATCAATCGAGGGCAACGAGTTCGTCTCCGCACCCAAGCACTCGGCTTCGCTATGGAGTTATTACAGTGTGCCGGGCACGAATGTCAGCGTCGGCTTGGGCGCCCGTTATGTAGGTAGCTACCACTTCAGCAACTTCAATGATACCGGCGAGAGCGAGGCGACGACCTTGTTTGATGCCGCCTTCAATTACCAGATTGCTCCGGGTACGGATCTAGCGGTCAATGTCAGCAATCTGTTGGATGAGCAGCATGTTGTGGGTTCCGGTACTGCGGATTACTACAATCCGGGCCGAGAACTCACCGCCAAGCTGAGTTACACCTGGTGA